CGTAGCAGCTATCGAGGGCGGCGACGGAAACGGCTACGCGCTCATGAACGACGGAACGGTCCGCGGTTGGGGCTATAACACGCTGGGTGCCGTGGGAAGTGGGGGTACCGCCGAGCGGCACCTCCCCACTCCTGTTGTAGGAGTTACCGGAGCAGTTGCCATTTCCGCTGGAACCGCTTGTGCCTACGTCGTATTGGGAAACGGTGATGCCTTGGCGTGGGGCTGGAACGAATTTGGACAGCTAGGTGATGGGACATACGAAAACCGGGCGAGACCAGTTGCGTTCGGGGTGCAAGGCTCACCGCTGTAAATCTTGCTTGATGGCTTAGAACTCTCTCGCACCGGTCCAGACGACTAGATGACGACGCCGGAAGTCAGGTTGAAATCCAAACCTGACCTCCGGCGTCGCTCTTTTCATGCGACGAGGCGGCTATCGCCGCTTAGCTGTTCATGTACTTCTGGTGGTACCGGTACATGAACGCTGCCATGGCGTCGCGGGTCACCGGGACGAGCGGCCGGAACGTTTTGGAGCCGTCCGCGGCGGTCCAGCCTGTGGAGATGCCGGCACCGGCCAACCAACTGATTTCGGCGTGGAACTGTGCGCCCGGCGGCACGTCGACAAAGACCTGGGAATCCACGAACGCCGGTTTCCCGGCAAAGCGGTACATGAACGCAGCCATCGCATCACGGTTCACCGGTTGTACCGGCCGGAATGTTTTGGAACCGTTCGATTCGACCCAGCCGGTCGAAATCCCTTGGGACGCCAACCACGTGATCTCTTTATAGAACTGTGTGCTGGGCGTGATGTCCGCGAACGGAGACACTGCCGGAGCGTTGAATGCCGGTGAACCGGCAAGCCGGTACATGAACGCTGCCATCGCATCCCTATTCACGGCCTGAACCGGACGGAACGACTTGGAACCATCGGCCTCCGTCCAGCCAGTGGAGATTCCCTGAGCAGACAACCACGAAATCTCATCAAAGAACTGGGCGCCAACGGGAAGATCCGAGAACACCACGGGAGCCGGGGTGGTCTTGAACACCTTCGACCACTCAGACGTCGCGCCCTCAGCGAGAACATAATCCGTCAGTGCCCGGGCGGTGACGGTCACCGTCCCGGAACCCGGGTACGTTCCGGCCGCGATGACGTTCCCACCCACCAGGTACTCAACGCCCGCCGTTGCGGGGACCGTATACGTGTCATCCTTCGTGCCGTCCATGTCCGCGAACGTCACAGGAACCGGGGTCACCACGAATGGAGTGACTTTGAACTTATGGACCCACTCAGCGGTCGCGCTCTCAGCGAGCACATAGTCACTTATTGCCCTTGAGGTGATCGTTACTGTGCCGGAACCCGGGTACGTTCCGGCAGCGATGACGTTCCCGGCAATGAGGTACTCAACCCCAGCCGTTGCGGGGACCGTGTAGGTGTCGTCCTTCGTCCCATCAACATCCGTAAACGTCACCGGAGCCGGGGTCACCACGAACGGGGTCGCCTTGAATACTTGCGACCACTCGGAAGTTGCGCCCTCGGCGAGCACATAATCCGTGAGTGCCCGGGCGGTGACAGTTACCGTCCCGGAGCCTGGGTAGGTCCCGGCAGCGACTACGTTCCCGCCGACCAGGTACTCAACCCCTACTGTCGCAGGAATCGTGTACGTGTCGTCCGTCGTCCCATCAGCGTCCGTGAACGCCACCGGGGCGGGGGTCACCACAAACGGGGTCGCCTTGAACACCTGCGACCACTCAGAAACAGCACCCTCAGCGAGCACGTAATCCGTGAGCGCCTTGGCAGTGACGGTTACCGTCCCGGAACCCGGGTACTTCCCAGCCGCGACAACGTTTCCGCCAACCAGATACTCAACACCTTCAGTGGCAGGAATCGTGTACGTGTCGTCCTTCGCCCCGTCCACATCCATGAACACCACCGGGGCGGGGGTCACCACAAACGGGGTCGCCTTGAACACCTGCGACCACTCAGAAACAGCACCCTCAGCGAGCACGTAATCCGTGAGCGCCTTGGCAGTGACGGTTACCGTCCCGGAACCCGGGTACTTCCCAGCCGCGACAACGTTCCCGCCAACCAGATACTCAACACCTTCAGTGGCAGGAATCGTGTACGTGTCGTCCTTCGTCCCATCCACATCGGAAAACACCACCGGGGCGGGGGTCACCACAAACGGGGTCGCCTTGAACACCTGCGACCACTCAGAAACAGCACCCTCAGCGAGCACGTAATCCGTCAGTGCCCTGGCCGTGACCGTCACCGTCCCGGAACCCGGGTACTTCCCAGCCGCGACAACGTTTCCGCCAACCAGATACTCAACACCTTCAGTGGCAGGAATCGTGTACGTGTCGTCCTTCGTCCCATCCACATCGGAAAACACCACAGAAACTGGCGTCACAACGAAGGGGGTCACTTTGAACACCTGCGACCACTCCATCATGGCACCGGCAGCTAAGACGTAATCCGTGAGTGCCATGGCGCTGACCGTCACCGTCCCGGAACCCAGGTAGGTTCCCGCCGCAACAACGTTCCCGCTAACCAGGTACTCAACACCTTCTGTCGCAGGAATCGTGTACGTGTCGTCCGTCGTCCCATCAGCGTCCGTGAACGCCACCGGGGCGGGGGTCACCACAAATGGTGTCGCCTTGAACTCATGGGCCCACTCCGTCATGGCACCGGCGGCTAGGACGTAATCCGTGAGCGCCTTGGCGGTGACGGTTACCGTCCCGGAACCCGGGTACTTCCCAGCCGCAACGACATTCCCGCCAACCAGGTACTCAACACCTACTGTCGCAGGAATCGTGTACGTGTCGTCCGTCGTCCCATCAGCGTCCGTGAACGCCACCGGGGCGGGGGTCACCACAAATGGTGTCGCCTTGAACTCATGGGCCCACTCCGTCATGGCACCGGCGGCTAGGACGTAATCCGTGAGCGCCTTGGCGGTGACGGTTACCGTCCCGGAGCCTGGGTAGGTCCCGGCAGCGACTACGTTCCCGCCGACCAGGTACTCAACCCCTACTGTCGCAGGAATCGTGTACGTGTCGTCCGTCGTCCCATCAGCGTCCGTGAACGCCACCGGGGCGGGGGTCACCACAAATGGTGTCGCCTTGAACTCATGGGCCCACTCCGTCATGGCACCGGCGGCTAGGACGTAATCCGTGAGCGCCTTGGCGGTGACGGTTACCGTCCCGGAACCCGGGTACTTCCCAGCCGCAACGACATTCCCGCCAACCAGGTACTCAACCCCTACTGTCGCAGGAATCGTGTACGTGTCGTCCTTCGTCCCATCCACATCCGTGAACGTCACCGGAGCCGGGGTCACTACGAACGGTGTCGCCTTGAATCCATGCGACCACTCAGACGCTGTGCTCTCAGCAAGAACATAATCCGTTACCGCCTTGGCAGCCACAGTCACCGTTCCTGAACCCGGATACGTCCCTGCGGCGACAACGTTCCCAGCAACCAGATACTCAATGCCTTCCGTGGCAGGAATCGTGTACGTGTCGCCCTTCGTGCCATCAACATCCGTGAACACCACCGGGGCAGCGGTCACCACAAACGGGGTCGCCTTGAACTCGTGGGTCCACTCAGAAGCCGCGCCCTCGGCAAGAATGTAGTCCCTTATGGCCTTGGCCGTCACGGTCACCGTTCCGGAACCCGGGTACGTCCCAGCAGCGACGGCATTCCCCTCAATCAGGTACTCAACACCGGCCGTTTCCGGAACTGTGTATGTGTCGTCCTCCGTCCCATCAACATCCGCGAACGTCACAGCCTCGGGGCTCAAGCGCAACGGCCCAACATTCACTCCTGCCGCGGCGAAGTCCGAGGTTGTAGGACTAGGCCGTTTCAGCCCTGAGGGACTGGTGGCGATTCCGCCGCCAGGATAATAATTTACCGTTGCCGTCGCTGTGAAGAGATCTATCTCCTGAATCCGCATGGCCCCACCAGCTGACTCCGCAGTGTCGATAACGCCTGTTGCTGTACCCGAGAACGAAGGCGGCCCTGACCACATCACGTACTTAGATTTACCGAGGGAGTCGACGTAGTAGAACAACACGCTGGTCACCGGAACGTCCTTCACCTCCCAGTCAACAGAAACAGTGTCACCGTTACTGACCACACCAGGCGACATCCGTTCAAACCAAACCAGGGACGGAGGCACCGACAAATCAACGTCGCTTTGAATGGTCACTCCTGCCGCGGCGAAGTCCGAGGTTGTCGGACTGGGCCGTTTCAGCCCTGAAGGACTGGTGGCGATTCCGCCGCCAGGATAATAATTTACCGTTGCCGTCGCTGTGAAAAGATCTATCTCCTGAATCCGCATGGCCCCACCAGCTGACTCCGCAGTGTCGATAACGCCTGTTGCTGTACCCGAGAACGAAGGCGGCCCTGACCACATCACGTACTTAGATTTACCGAGGGAGTCGACGTAGTAGAACAACACGCTGGTCACCGGAACGTCCTTCACCTCCCAGTCAACAGAAACAGTGTCACCGTTACTGACCACACCAGGCGACATCCGTTCAAACCAAACCAGGGACGGAGGCACCGACAAATCAACGTCGCTTTGAATGGTCACTCCTGCCGCGGCGAAGTCCGAGGTTGTCGGACTAGGCCGTTTCAGCCCTGAGGGACTGGTGGCGATTCCGCCGCCAGGATAATAATTTACCGTTGCCGTCGCTGTGAAGAGATCTATCTCCTGAATCCGCATGGCCCCACCAGCTGACTCCGCAGTGTCGATAACGCCTGTTGCTGTACCCGAGAACGAAGGCGGCCCTGACCACATCACGTACTTAGATTTACCGAGGGAGTCGACGTAGTAGAACAACACGCTGGTCACCGGAACGTCCTTCACCTCCCAGTCAACAGAAACAGTGTCACCGTTACTGACCACACCAGGCGACATCCGTTCAAACCAAACCAGGGACGGAGGCACCGAGAGGTCGGGTTGGTCCGTTTGATTAGTTGCAACCTTGAATGTCGTTTCCCAAGACGAGACAGCGCCGGGCGCCAGCTCATAGCCCGCAGTTGGAACGGCTATAACCCTGACAGTACCGCTTCCGTGATATGTACCCGCCGGAATCGTTGCATCGTCTTCCATATAAGTAACACCAGTAGTCACTGGGACTGTGTAGAAGTCCTCAGCAGTTCCCTCGTTGTCAGAAAAGGTGACCGCGGAGGGCGAGACGCGCAGCGGCGCAGACGATTTTTCCTCTACTACTTCAAAGGTGAGTTCATTCAGGTCAGGACTCGGCGTGACATACCGCGTATCTTGGGCATTTCCCACGACATCGCTATAAGCAACAAACTCAACCCTCCACTCACCAGAGGGCCAAGTTAGCGGGTCGACGGTCAACGAAGAATGACCACTGCTCACGTCTCCAACTCGCGAGTCAGTCCCACCCCCACTAATGCGTTGGAGCTTCCCGAACGGCCCATACGCCCAAAACTCCACGTGACTGATCGCAGACGCATCCGAGGCAGACCAAGCAAACGTCACCGCATCCCCAGGACCAACAACGTCCGGCGACACCATCGAAACGCTATTAAGCACAGGGGCCGCCACATCCGCCGACGTACCAACTACTTCAAAGGTGAGTTCATTCAGGTCAGGACTCGGCGTGACATACCGCGTATCTTGGGCATTTCCCACGACATCGCTATAAGCAACAAACTCAACCCTCCACTCACCAGAGGGCCAAGTTAGCGGGTCGACGGTCAACGAAGAATGACCACTGCTCACGTCTCCAACTCGCGAGTCAGTCCCACCCCCACTAATGCGTTGGAGCTTCCCGAACGGCCCATACGCCCAAAACTCCACGTGACTGATCGCAGACGCATCCGAGGCAGACCAAGCAAACGTCACCGCATCCCCAGGACCAACAACGTCCGGCGACACCATCGAAACGCTATTAAGCACAGGGGCCGCCACATCCGCCGACGTACCAACTACTTCAAAGGTGAGTTCATTCAGGTCAGGACTCGGCGTGACATACCGCGTATCTTGGGCATTTCCCACGACATCGCTATAAGCAACAAACTCAACCCTCCACTCACCAGAGGGCCAAGTTAGCGGGTCGACGGTCAACGAAGAATGACCACTGCTCACGTCTCCAACTCGCGAGTCAGTCCCACCCCCACTAATGCGTTGGAGCTTCCCGAACGGCCCATACGCCCAAAACTCCACGTGACTGATCGCAGACGCATCCGAGGCAGACCAAGCAAACGTCACCGCATCCCCAGGACCAACAACGTCCGGCGACACCATCGAAACGCTATTAAGCACAGGGGCCGCCACATCCGCGGAAGCAACAGCAGGCGCAGTTGATGTGGAAGCAAGAAGGAACGCAAGGGCTCCACAGAGCACGGCGAAGATAGTACGACGGATGATAGCCCCCATTGAGATGCAAAGTGATTCGAGCAGCATGATGTTTGTTTGCCCGCAAACCCAGAGATCAGTTTCAGCCCATGGTACTGGAGGATTCTCGACCCACTTGCACGCCAATCTTGGGCAGTGCATATCGCCGAACGAGGACCGGCTGCGAACGAGGCAGGCAAGGCATGTTCCCACTGCACCGTGCAAAACCTAGCCTGCCAGATTGAGCAACTCTGCGACATCTTTGCTGTTTCTGTTGATTTCTCGACGGCATTTGCCATCTAGTGGTTTTCTGAGTGTTCTCTGGGTGTCGCCGGTGTGTGGGGGTTGCGGTGTTTCGTCGTGGTGTGGCGTGGTTGGTTGCTGTTGTTGTGGTGGTGGTGCCGGGGTTGTTGGTGGTGCCGTCGGCGGTGGCTGCGGATCCGGTGGTGGAGAACGTGGTGTCGTTCTCGGATGTGCCGGCGGAGTCGCAGTTCGCGACGGAGATTTCGTGGTTGGCCGCGTCGGGTATTTCCACGGGCTGGGATGTTGGTGGCGGGGTGCGGCAGTATCGGCCGTTGGAGTCCATTGCCCGGAACGCGATGGCCGCGTTCTTGTACCGTCATGCCGGGTCCCCGGCGTTCACACCGCCCACGGTGTCGCCGTTCACGGATGTCCCGGTAGAGGCAGCGTTTTATAAGGAAATCACCTGGCTTGCCTCCACGGGTATTTCCACCGGCTGGGCTCTCGATGGCGGGGTGCGTGAGTATCGTCCGTTGTCTCCGATCGCCCGTGATGCGATGGCCGCGTTCTTGTACCGGTACGCGGACAAGCCAGCGTTCACGGCCCCACCGGTGTCTCCTTTTACGGATGTTCCCGCCGGTGGCGGGTTCTACACGGAGATCACCTGGTTGGCCGGGGCCGGGATTTCCACGGGCTGGGATGCTGGTAACGGTGCGCGTCAGTACCGGCCCTTTGACGGGATCGCCCGTGATGCGATGGCCGCGTTCCTCTACCGGTACGCGGGCCAGAAAACCCCGGCCGACCCGGGAAACCCTGCCGCGGGGACGGTCACGGTGGCCCCGGATGTTGAAGTCCTGGAACCCGCCCAACTCCAAACCGCCCAGGTGACCACCAACACCATTGCGTTGCCTTCGGATCAGGCCACGGACATCAAACCCAATGACGTACTGGTCTCCGGTGTTACTACCGGCACCCCGGACGGGCTCCTGGTCCGGGTAGTCCAGGTAGTGAGGGACCCGGG
The sequence above is a segment of the Arthrobacter sp. StoSoilB22 genome. Coding sequences within it:
- a CDS encoding S-layer homology domain-containing protein translates to MTSVLFYYVDSLGKSKYVMWSGPPSFSGTATGVIDTAESAGGAMRIQEIDLFTATATVNYYPGGGIATSPSGLKRPSPTTSDFAAAGVTIQSDVDLSVPPSLVWFERMSPGVVSNGDTVSVDWEVKDVPVTSVLFYYVDSLGKSKYVMWSGPPSFSGTATGVIDTAESAGGAMRIQEIDLFTATATVNYYPGGGIATSPSGLKRPSPTTSDFAAAGVTIQSDVDLSVPPSLVWFERMSPGVVSNGDTVSVDWEVKDVPVTSVLFYYVDSLGKSKYVMWSGPPSFSGTATGVIDTAESAGGAMRIQEIDLFTATATVNYYPGGGIATSPSGLKRPSPTTSDFAAAGVNVGPLRLSPEAVTFADVDGTEDDTYTVPETAGVEYLIEGNAVAAGTYPGSGTVTVTAKAIRDYILAEGAASEWTHEFKATPFVVTAAPVVFTDVDGTKGDTYTIPATEGIEYLVAGNVVAAGTYPGSGTVTVAAKAVTDYVLAESTASEWSHGFKATPFVVTPAPVTFTDVDGTKDDTYTIPATVGVEYLVGGNVVAAGKYPGSGTVTVTAKALTDYVLAAGAMTEWAHEFKATPFVVTPAPVAFTDADGTTDDTYTIPATVGVEYLVGGNVVAAGTYPGSGTVTVTAKALTDYVLAAGAMTEWAHEFKATPFVVTPAPVAFTDADGTTDDTYTIPATVGVEYLVGGNVVAAGKYPGSGTVTVTAKALTDYVLAAGAMTEWAHEFKATPFVVTPAPVAFTDADGTTDDTYTIPATEGVEYLVSGNVVAAGTYLGSGTVTVSAMALTDYVLAAGAMMEWSQVFKVTPFVVTPVSVVFSDVDGTKDDTYTIPATEGVEYLVGGNVVAAGKYPGSGTVTVTARALTDYVLAEGAVSEWSQVFKATPFVVTPAPVVFSDVDGTKDDTYTIPATEGVEYLVGGNVVAAGKYPGSGTVTVTAKALTDYVLAEGAVSEWSQVFKATPFVVTPAPVVFMDVDGAKDDTYTIPATEGVEYLVGGNVVAAGKYPGSGTVTVTAKALTDYVLAEGAVSEWSQVFKATPFVVTPAPVAFTDADGTTDDTYTIPATVGVEYLVGGNVVAAGTYPGSGTVTVTARALTDYVLAEGATSEWSQVFKATPFVVTPAPVTFTDVDGTKDDTYTVPATAGVEYLIAGNVIAAGTYPGSGTVTITSRAISDYVLAESATAEWVHKFKVTPFVVTPVPVTFADMDGTKDDTYTVPATAGVEYLVGGNVIAAGTYPGSGTVTVTARALTDYVLAEGATSEWSKVFKTTPAPVVFSDLPVGAQFFDEISWLSAQGISTGWTEADGSKSFRPVQAVNRDAMAAFMYRLAGSPAFNAPAVSPFADITPSTQFYKEITWLASQGISTGWVESNGSKTFRPVQPVNRDAMAAFMYRFAGKPAFVDSQVFVDVPPGAQFHAEISWLAGAGISTGWTAADGSKTFRPLVPVTRDAMAAFMYRYHQKYMNS